One part of the Lotus japonicus ecotype B-129 chromosome 2, LjGifu_v1.2 genome encodes these proteins:
- the LOC130741338 gene encoding TOM1-like protein 1 — protein MTDNNLMEKVNALSERLKISGTEVGRKMTAGMTSMSFKVKEFFQGGPNQVDKLVEDATSEALDEPDWATNLHLCDLINTDKVNSIDLIRAIKKRIMDKSPRVQYLALVLLETCVKNCEKAFSEVAAERVLDEMVRLIDDPHTVVNNRNKALIMIEAWGESTGELRYLPVFEETYKSLKSRGIRFPGRDNESLAPIFTPPPSVSVPEQQQDVEQFQLEQFQHEVPVLSFTPEQTKEAFDVARNSIELLSTVLSSSPQQDVLQDDLTTTLVQQCRRSQSTVQRIVETSGDNEALLFEALNVNDEIQKVLDKYEEVKKPTTAPLQPEPAMIPVAVEPDESPRHTKEDALIRKPAGSRTVVQGGSNDDMMDDLDEMIFGKKSGDASDAGHDTKKQQSSKDDLISF, from the exons ATGACTGACAACAATCTGATGGAGAAAGTGAACGCTCTCAGCGAGCGACTGAAGATCAGCGGCACGGAGGTTGGCCGTAAGATGACCGCCGGAATGACCTCCATGAGCTTCAAGGTCAAGGAGTTTTTCCAAGGAGGACCAAACCAGGTCGACAAGCTCGTCGAAGACGCCACCTCCGAAGCCCTCGATGAACCCGATTGGGCCACCAATCTCCACCTCTGCGACCTCATCAACACCGATAAGGTCAACAGCATCGACCTCATCCGCGCTATCAAGAAGCGGATCATGGACAAAAGCCCTAGGGTTCAGTACCTCGCACTCGTCCTCCTTGAAACCTGTGTCAAGAACTGCGAGAAGGCTTTCTCTGAAGTCGCCGCCGAGAGGGTGCTCGATGAGATGGTCCGCCTCATCGACGATCCCCACACCGTCGTCAACAACCGCAACAAGGCTCTCATCATGATCGAAGCTTGGGGTGAATCCACCGGCGAGCTTCGTTATCTTCCTGTATTTGAAGAAACTTACAAG AGTTTGAAATCGAGGGGGATTCGGTTCCCTGGTCGTGACAATGAAAGCTTGGCTCCGATTTTCACTCCTCCGCCATCTGTTTCTGTTCCGGAGCAGCAGCAGGATGTGGAGCAGTTTCAGTTGGAGCAGTTTCAGCATGAGGTTCCTGTGCTGAGTTTTACACCTGAGCAGACAAAGGAAGCATTTGATGTTGCCAGAAATAGCATTGAGCTACTTTCTACTGTGTTATCATCTTCACCGCAACAAGATGTTTTGCAG GATGATTTGACCACCACACTTGTACAGCAGTGTCGTCGCTCCCAATCTACTGTCCAGCGTATTGTTGAAACTTCCGGGGACAATGAAGCACTACTTTTTGAGGCCTTGAATGTTAATGATGAGATTCAGAAGGTCCTCGACAAGTACGAAGAGGTGAAGAAGCCTACAACTGCTCCCCTTCAACCTGAACCAGCTATGATACCTGTTGCCGTTGAGCCAGATGAGTCGCCTCGACATACTAAAGAGGATGCCTTGATCAGAAAGCCGGCCGGATCAAGAACTGTTGTCCAGGGAGGGAGCAATGATGACATGATGGATGATCTTGATGAGATGATTTTTGGGAAAAAAAGTGGCGATGCATCAGATGCAGGGCATGACACAAAGAAGCAGCAGTCTTCAAAAGATGATCTCATTTCCTTCTAA